A portion of the Polaribacter cellanae genome contains these proteins:
- a CDS encoding YdeI/OmpD-associated family protein, with translation MEKVEKYIEKIKSWKEETKLLREICLDCGLDEDFKWMHPCYTFQGNNIVLIHGFKEYCALLFHKGVLLKDTNEILIQQTENVQSARQIRFTTLQEIIKLKSVIKTYIFEAIEVEKAGLEVKMKKTSEFKMPDELKQAFEKNPDLETAFYDLTPGRQRGYLLYFSQARQSKTRESRIEKSMPKIFDGKGHNER, from the coding sequence ATGGAAAAAGTCGAAAAATATATAGAAAAAATAAAAAGTTGGAAAGAAGAAACCAAATTGTTAAGAGAAATCTGTTTGGACTGTGGACTTGACGAAGATTTCAAATGGATGCACCCTTGTTATACATTCCAAGGCAATAACATTGTTTTAATTCACGGATTTAAAGAATATTGTGCCTTACTTTTTCACAAAGGTGTTTTGTTAAAAGACACAAATGAAATTCTAATCCAACAAACCGAAAACGTACAATCGGCAAGACAAATTCGATTTACCACTTTGCAAGAAATAATTAAATTAAAATCCGTTATCAAAACCTACATTTTTGAGGCAATCGAAGTGGAAAAAGCAGGTTTGGAAGTGAAAATGAAAAAGACTTCAGAATTTAAAATGCCTGATGAACTTAAACAAGCATTTGAAAAAAATCCTGATTTAGAGACTGCATTTTACGACTTAACACCAGGACGACAAAGAGGGTATTTATTATATTTTTCGCAAGCCAGACAATCAAAAACTCGTGAATCGAGAATTGAAAAGTCAATGCCGAAAATATTTGACGGAAAAGGACACAACGAACGATAA
- a CDS encoding DoxX family protein: MSSKSKKIIYWVVTIFLSFGMLAGGIQQLLQIGGYVEIIEDLGYPKYLLSILGVWKILGVIAILIPKFPLLKEWAYAGFFFTMSGAMVSHFAVGQSITDALPSLVLLLVTVLSWYFRPESRKFSQLIQQT, encoded by the coding sequence ATGTCATCAAAAAGTAAAAAAATCATTTATTGGGTAGTTACCATTTTCCTTTCATTTGGAATGTTAGCAGGCGGAATACAACAATTACTTCAAATTGGCGGATATGTTGAAATCATTGAAGATTTGGGTTATCCAAAATATTTGTTGAGTATTCTTGGAGTTTGGAAAATATTGGGAGTCATAGCAATTCTCATTCCCAAATTCCCACTTTTAAAAGAATGGGCTTATGCAGGGTTTTTCTTTACAATGTCGGGAGCAATGGTTTCCCATTTTGCAGTCGGACAATCAATAACAGATGCGTTACCGTCATTAGTTTTATTGCTTGTAACTGTTCTGTCTTGGTATTTTAGACCAGAAAGCAGAAAATTCAGTCAACTAATACAACAAACTTAA
- a CDS encoding SRPBCC family protein, whose amino-acid sequence MENKTKINAENGKQELEITREFDLPIELLYKAYTEPELVEQWMGTKVIKLENKNHGSYQFETSYNGNVVFKANGTIHQVLPNQKIIRTFEMENMPIGVQLEFLDFAKLTKDTSKLTIQIIYKSEKHRAEQLKLPFANGLNMAHNKLQEILINLK is encoded by the coding sequence ATGGAAAATAAAACAAAAATCAATGCCGAAAACGGCAAACAGGAATTAGAAATAACAAGGGAGTTTGATTTACCCATTGAACTACTTTACAAGGCATATACCGAACCGGAACTTGTGGAACAATGGATGGGAACAAAAGTGATAAAACTTGAAAATAAAAATCACGGGAGTTACCAGTTTGAAACTTCATACAACGGAAACGTAGTATTTAAAGCAAATGGAACCATTCATCAAGTTTTACCAAATCAAAAAATCATACGAACCTTTGAAATGGAAAATATGCCAATTGGTGTGCAACTTGAATTTTTGGACTTTGCAAAACTTACTAAAGACACGAGTAAACTTACAATTCAAATAATTTACAAATCAGAGAAACATAGAGCGGAACAGTTAAAACTACCTTTTGCTAATGGTTTGAATATGGCTCACAATAAATTACAAGAAATTTTAATCAATTTGAAATAA
- a CDS encoding IS110 family transposase, whose product MKEQISLDVVNKNAAGIDIGSRSHWVAVGQSDDLIKEFGVYNENLYQLADWLTSHKIKHVAMESTGNYWQNLHAVLLSRGFEVTLCNGKFTKNIKGKKTDVKDCQWIQKLHSLGLLSGSFLPDEDTEILRTYTRHRYNLIKQAASATKKMQKYLRLMNIRLDVVVKDVVGLTGLKIIRAIALGETDPEKLASLRHYNCKKSEEEIAKALHSNRRKDFLYALKDELDTYDFVQKKIRECDDQIAAKLDEIIGKDPEKQEHYIDKKPYKRVNKNTPKDIDINLKSYQMFKGVDLLAIEGMSYNTVLTIMSEVGFDGIKKFNSAKQFTSWLRLAPNNKVSGGKVLSSKIGKGSNRLKIALRNAANSIGNLKDSTPLRDFFHRINFRKGRVSAITATARKLAVIIWNMVTKGIPYQNPEGYLYLDQKRKLGIVKRMKKQITKFGITNDDLELNTTP is encoded by the coding sequence ATGAAAGAACAAATTAGCTTAGATGTAGTCAATAAAAATGCAGCAGGCATTGATATTGGTAGTAGAAGTCATTGGGTGGCAGTTGGTCAGAGCGATGACTTAATCAAAGAGTTTGGCGTCTACAATGAAAATCTATACCAACTTGCCGATTGGTTGACCTCACACAAGATTAAGCATGTTGCTATGGAGAGTACCGGAAACTACTGGCAAAATTTACATGCCGTACTGCTCTCAAGAGGATTTGAGGTAACCCTGTGCAATGGTAAATTTACCAAAAACATCAAAGGAAAGAAAACAGATGTCAAAGACTGTCAATGGATCCAAAAACTACACAGTTTAGGACTGCTCTCGGGTAGTTTTTTACCCGATGAAGACACCGAAATACTCAGGACATACACAAGACACCGATACAATCTGATAAAACAAGCTGCCTCGGCAACAAAGAAGATGCAGAAATACCTTAGACTTATGAATATTCGCCTCGATGTAGTGGTCAAAGATGTGGTGGGACTTACAGGACTTAAAATTATTCGTGCCATTGCTCTAGGCGAAACCGATCCAGAAAAACTAGCAAGTTTACGTCATTACAACTGCAAGAAAAGCGAAGAAGAAATTGCCAAAGCATTGCACTCCAACAGAAGAAAAGACTTTCTTTATGCACTAAAAGATGAGCTAGATACCTACGATTTCGTGCAAAAGAAGATAAGAGAATGTGACGACCAGATTGCCGCAAAACTCGACGAAATAATAGGTAAAGACCCTGAAAAACAAGAACATTATATCGATAAGAAACCGTATAAACGCGTTAACAAAAACACTCCTAAAGACATAGACATCAATTTAAAATCCTACCAAATGTTCAAAGGTGTAGACCTTTTAGCCATAGAAGGTATGAGTTACAATACCGTCCTTACCATTATGAGTGAAGTAGGTTTTGATGGAATCAAAAAGTTTAATTCCGCAAAACAATTTACATCTTGGCTTAGGCTGGCGCCCAACAACAAAGTAAGTGGTGGAAAAGTGCTATCCAGCAAAATAGGGAAAGGAAGCAACAGACTCAAAATTGCTCTGCGAAATGCAGCAAACTCCATTGGTAATTTAAAAGACAGCACACCACTGCGGGATTTTTTCCATAGAATCAACTTCAGAAAAGGCCGTGTCTCGGCCATCACTGCAACAGCAAGAAAATTAGCAGTCATCATTTGGAATATGGTCACAAAAGGAATCCCATACCAAAATCCAGAAGGCTATCTCTACCTTGACCAAAAAAGAAAATTAGGTATCGTTAAAAGAATGAAGAAACAAATCACTAAATTTGGAATAACAAATGACGATTTAGAGCTAAACACAACCCCTTGA
- a CDS encoding ArsR/SmtB family transcription factor, which yields MKLRRDVFQAITDPTRRTIISLVALQAMTPTAIAENFDYSRQTISKHIQILTECEILEQEQKGREIYYQLNPNGMKEIAEFIEPFRKMWDERFNKLESVMKKHQSK from the coding sequence ATGAAATTAAGAAGAGATGTATTTCAAGCCATTACTGACCCAACTCGAAGAACGATAATTTCTTTAGTCGCTCTACAAGCAATGACACCAACTGCAATTGCCGAAAATTTCGACTATTCAAGGCAAACAATTTCCAAACACATTCAAATACTCACAGAATGCGAAATATTGGAACAAGAACAAAAAGGCAGAGAGATTTACTATCAGTTAAATCCAAACGGAATGAAAGAAATAGCCGAATTTATCGAACCGTTCAGAAAAATGTGGGATGAACGATTTAATAAATTAGAATCCGTAATGAAAAAGCATCAATCAAAATAA